The genomic DNA GGACAAAACGAATGAATAAGGTGCTGGAAAGGGATGAATACTATGGTCAGAATCACAGAAGCCGAGATCCCTTTATCATATACACAAATCGCCAGCTAATCTTGCTTCAAGCAAGGTGAGGCAAATCGTCTGCAGTCGTCGCGGACTTTTGTAGTGAACGTAACAAAGGGTAAGGAATATTCATCAGACAGTAGTCAAAACTTCTTAAGAAAGCGGGGCAACATGTGATATGAAAGCTACTGGAATTGTACGACGTATTGACGATCTTGGACGGGTGGTTATCCCTAAGGAAATCCGCCGCACGCTGCGGATTCGCGAGGGGGACCCACTGGAAATTTTCGTGGATCGCGACGGTGAAGTGATTCTGAAGAAGTATTCCCCGATTGGCGAGCTGGGCGACTTTGCTAAGGAATACGCTGAGTCTTTGTATGAGAGTACAGGTCATATTACCCTTATTTCAGACCGGGATACGCTGATCGCGGTGGCTGGAGCCTCCAAGAAAGAGTACTTGGACAAGCAAATTAGTTCCCTGCTGGAAAGCAGTATGGACGGCCGCAAAATTTTGCTGGAGACGAACACGGGAAGTTATGAAATTAATAAGGATCATCCTGAGACTATTTCCTCTTATGTTATCGCTCCGATCATTTCAGGCGGCGACCCGATCGGTACCGTAATATTGTTGAATAAGGATGAGTCCGTGAAAATGTCGGATCTGGAATCGAAGATGGCAGAGACGGCCGCAGGTTTTCTCGGCAAGCAAATGGAGCAGTAATTTTGTGTTGAATAACTGAAGGTCTCCCGCTGCGCGAAACGGTTTGGTCACGTTTTGGCAGGCGGGAGTTTGTTTGTGGGGACATGTATGGAGGGCGTACTGCGCCGTTTAAAAAGTACGGGTGATGTCCTAGGGTAATGGCAGAGCTATTGAGCTGCATGATCTGCCGTTGCTTTAACGGGGAGCAAAATCGTCTTATAATGGTACCTGATGCATATTTTGAACTTTAAAGTAGGGTGCCTATGATGAAAGACGAGTTTACCGAACCCCGGCCATCCAAGCTGCTTAAAGGGGCAGCAGTCCTCGCGCTGGCCGCTGTAGTGACAAAGCTGCTGGGAACGCTGCAAAAGATTCCGCTGCAAAACATCGGAGGGGACGGGGTTTTCGGCATTTATAATACCGTCTACCCGTTTTATATGATGATCGTTACGCTTGCCACAGCTGGTTTTCCAGCAGCGGTCTCCAAATTCATTGCGGAGCGTCAGGTGCTGGGCGAAGAGGACGGCAAGCGGTCCGTTTTGCGGATGGCCAGCCTGATGATGGGACTGCTCGGGGTGGCCGGTTTTGCCATGCTGTATTTTGGGGCCCCGCTGCTGTCGCGTGCCATTGGCAGCAGCCAGCTGCTGCCAGCGCTGCGCAACGCGGCTCCAGCCCTGCTATTCATCCCGCTGACTGCCGCTCTGCGGGGTTACTTCCAGGGACTGCAGGAAATGGTGCCGACGGCAGTCTCCCAGGTGACAGAACAAACAGTCCGCGTAACGGTAATGATCGTCCTGCTCTTATACTGGACGGGGGTTGGCGCCGCGGATGATGTTATCGCGGGAGGGGCTTTTGCCGGATCAGCCGCCGGCGGGATGGCGGGGCTTCTGGTCATGCTTGTATATTGGCGCCGCAGCTCCGGGCAAAGGGAGAGCGCGGCACCTAGCCGGGAGCTTGGTGCCGCTTCACAAATCGATATCCCTGACCGGGCGAAAGGCGCTGGAGAAGAGAGGGGAACGAAGCTTCTCGCGGGCATGCTGGCTTATGCGATTCCCGTCTGCCTGGCAGCCCTCGCCGTTCCGCTCCTTAGTCTGGTAGACACCTTCACGCTTCCGAGATTGCTGCAAAGCAGGGGAGCTGATGAACTGCAGGCCATGGTGGAGGTTGGCATATATAACCGCGGTGTCCCGCTCGTTCAATTGGTAACGATGCTGGCTTCCTCGCTGTCGGTGATGTTCATTCCTGCGCTGACGGAGCTGCGAATGAAGAATGATCCGGTAGGAATCCAGCGGCAGACGACGCTGGCACTGCGCTGGTTCTGGCTGATCGGCCTCGCCGCATCAACTGGACTGGCTCTGCTGGCACAGCCGATCAACGTGATGCTGTACGAGGACGACCTCGGCAGCGCGACGCTGGCGTGGATCGCCTGGACGGCGGCCCCCGGCGCGATGGTCACTGTGAGCGCAGCGCTGCTGCAGGGGCTCGGCCACGTGCGCGCCCCTGCGCTGCACCTGCTCGCCGCGGCGGCGCTCAAGACCGCGCTGAACGCGCTGCTCGTGCCGCCGCTCGGCATCACGGGCGCCGCCCTCGCCGGCATCGCCGCCTACGGCGCTGCAGCAGCAGTCAACCTGGCGCTGCTTGCCCGGCGCACCGGCCGCGCCCGGCGAGGCGCCCGCGCAGCGCTGGCGCGGCTGCAGCGCCCTGCAGCGGCGCTCGTCGCCATGGCGGGCGCCGTGCTGCTCGTGCGCCTGGGCGCGGGCGCGCTGCCGCTTGGCGGCGGGCGCATGGCGGCGCTCGCCGAGAGCCTGCTCGGCGTGGCCGTGGGCGCCGCCGTGTTCGCGGCAGCCGTGCTGCGCACCGGGCTGCTGAGCGCCGCCGAGCTCGCGG from Paenibacillus woosongensis includes the following:
- a CDS encoding polysaccharide biosynthesis protein, with the protein product MMKDEFTEPRPSKLLKGAAVLALAAVVTKLLGTLQKIPLQNIGGDGVFGIYNTVYPFYMMIVTLATAGFPAAVSKFIAERQVLGEEDGKRSVLRMASLMMGLLGVAGFAMLYFGAPLLSRAIGSSQLLPALRNAAPALLFIPLTAALRGYFQGLQEMVPTAVSQVTEQTVRVTVMIVLLLYWTGVGAADDVIAGGAFAGSAAGGMAGLLVMLVYWRRSSGQRESAAPSRELGAASQIDIPDRAKGAGEERGTKLLAGMLAYAIPVCLAALAVPLLSLVDTFTLPRLLQSRGADELQAMVEVGIYNRGVPLVQLVTMLASSLSVMFIPALTELRMKNDPVGIQRQTTLALRWFWLIGLAASTGLALLAQPINVMLYEDDLGSATLAWIAWTAAPGAMVTVSAALLQGLGHVRAPALHLLAAAALKTALNALLVPPLGITGAALAGIAAYGAAAAVNLALLARRTGRARRGARAALARLQRPAAALVAMAGAVLLVRLGAGALPLGGGRMAALAESLLGVAVGAAVFAAAVLRTGLLSAAELAALPRVSPRLVAALRRLRLVR
- the spoVT gene encoding stage V sporulation protein T yields the protein MKATGIVRRIDDLGRVVIPKEIRRTLRIREGDPLEIFVDRDGEVILKKYSPIGELGDFAKEYAESLYESTGHITLISDRDTLIAVAGASKKEYLDKQISSLLESSMDGRKILLETNTGSYEINKDHPETISSYVIAPIISGGDPIGTVILLNKDESVKMSDLESKMAETAAGFLGKQMEQ